The following proteins come from a genomic window of Bacillota bacterium:
- a CDS encoding HAD-IB family phosphatase, whose translation MIPRLVAFDMDGTLTSEPSSWEYIHRRFGMWDGRADWYLASFLRGEITYMEFSRLDAAEWRGISRSRILKTLDEIEYVPCARELLAALKRAGAVTALISSGLLLLAERVGRELGLDYVYANELVSAGDLMTGDVRINVSIDDPSLTKGAILESLATR comes from the coding sequence GTGATACCCCGGTTGGTGGCATTCGACATGGATGGGACTCTGACTTCCGAGCCGAGTTCGTGGGAGTACATACACCGGAGGTTCGGGATGTGGGACGGGAGGGCAGACTGGTATCTCGCAAGCTTTCTTCGGGGAGAGATTACCTACATGGAGTTCTCGCGGCTGGATGCCGCGGAATGGCGCGGGATCTCGCGGTCGCGCATCCTGAAGACTCTGGACGAAATCGAATACGTGCCGTGCGCCCGGGAACTCCTGGCCGCGTTGAAACGCGCAGGAGCAGTGACTGCATTGATCTCATCCGGGCTGTTGCTGCTTGCCGAGAGGGTCGGGAGGGAATTAGGCCTGGACTACGTCTACGCAAACGAGTTAGTATCCGCGGGAGACCTCATGACCGGGGACGTCAGGATAAACGTGTCCATCGACGACCCGAGCCTGACCAAGGGCGCAATCCTGGAGTCACTCGCCACCCG
- a CDS encoding HAD hydrolase family protein, whose translation TRLDIPRERVAAIGDNWGDADLFRAAGIAIMVNPAPECEVRVRKHAPHVRPVSSLCDAFGVLGLSAPRSS comes from the coding sequence CACCCGACTCGACATCCCACGCGAACGGGTCGCTGCCATAGGGGACAACTGGGGAGACGCGGACCTCTTCAGGGCAGCCGGGATTGCCATAATGGTCAATCCTGCCCCCGAGTGCGAGGTCAGGGTGAGAAAGCATGCCCCGCACGTCAGGCCTGTCTCAAGCCTCTGCGACGCCTTTGGCGTCCTGGGGCTGTCTGCGCCCAGGTCTAGCTGA
- a CDS encoding ABC transporter ATP-binding protein/permease: MLGRAYDSRLMKRLLRYARPYMRLLGLGVVLVMLITGAELVRPYLVKVAIDEHITKYDASGLKSLALMLLLVGSGGFVLHYLQAVLLQYVGQQIVLSIRREVFTHLQGMDLAYFDRNPVGRLVTRVTNDTETLNEMYTSVLVNVVRDVFMLLGIVFVMFRLSPTLALVSMAVLPLIFVATAIFRTRARSAYRRVRTALARINATMAENIAGMTVVQIFRQEKRKFAEFDQVNRDYHRAGIGEMMVYAVFRPVTELIGSLALALLLWYGGIKVMAGSPQFGVLYAFVNYMGQFFQPINDLTEKYNILQAAMASSERIFQLLDTTPVVTDPPYPAPVGRLRGQIEFRNVWFAYNGDDWVLQDVSFKINPGEVVAFVGATGAGKTSIISLINRFYDVQRGQILVDGRDVREIRAADLRSNIATVLQDVFLFTGSIKANIRLNNEGISDERIHEVATYVNADRFISRLPGGYDEPVTERGSTLSAGQRQLLAFARALAFDPAILVLDEATANIDTQTELLIQDALPKLIAGRTTIVVAHRLSTIQHADKIILLHRGKVREIGTHQELLARRGMYYNLYRLQYEGRSTPG; this comes from the coding sequence ATGCTGGGCCGGGCTTACGACTCCAGACTCATGAAAAGGCTTCTCAGGTACGCGAGGCCCTACATGCGGCTGCTGGGCCTCGGCGTGGTGTTGGTGATGCTGATCACCGGGGCTGAGCTCGTCAGGCCCTACCTGGTCAAGGTGGCCATAGACGAGCACATAACCAAGTACGACGCCTCGGGCCTGAAGAGTCTGGCCCTAATGCTCCTATTGGTCGGGTCGGGCGGGTTCGTCCTCCACTACCTCCAAGCTGTGCTTCTGCAGTACGTAGGGCAACAGATAGTCCTGAGCATAAGGCGGGAGGTATTCACTCACCTTCAGGGCATGGACCTCGCCTACTTCGACCGCAACCCCGTCGGCCGCCTGGTAACCCGGGTCACCAATGACACCGAGACCTTGAATGAGATGTACACCAGCGTCCTCGTGAACGTGGTCCGCGACGTCTTCATGCTCCTTGGAATCGTGTTCGTCATGTTCAGGCTCAGCCCAACGCTGGCACTGGTCTCCATGGCCGTGCTGCCTTTGATATTCGTGGCCACCGCCATATTCCGGACCCGGGCCCGCAGCGCCTACCGCCGCGTCCGAACCGCCCTGGCAAGGATCAACGCCACGATGGCCGAGAACATCGCGGGCATGACGGTGGTCCAGATCTTCCGGCAGGAGAAGCGGAAGTTCGCAGAGTTCGACCAGGTGAATCGGGACTACCACCGGGCAGGGATCGGCGAGATGATGGTCTACGCCGTCTTCAGGCCGGTGACGGAGCTCATCGGCTCCCTTGCCCTGGCACTACTGCTTTGGTATGGGGGCATCAAGGTCATGGCCGGGTCTCCCCAGTTCGGGGTCCTCTACGCATTCGTCAACTACATGGGCCAGTTCTTCCAGCCCATCAACGACCTGACTGAGAAATACAACATCCTGCAGGCCGCAATGGCGTCGTCAGAGAGGATCTTCCAACTGCTCGATACCACCCCAGTGGTAACGGATCCACCGTATCCGGCTCCAGTCGGCAGACTCCGCGGGCAGATCGAGTTTCGGAACGTGTGGTTCGCATACAACGGCGATGACTGGGTGCTGCAGGATGTGAGCTTCAAGATCAACCCTGGGGAAGTCGTGGCTTTCGTAGGGGCTACAGGGGCAGGCAAAACATCCATCATTAGCCTGATCAACCGGTTCTATGACGTGCAGCGCGGGCAGATCCTGGTGGACGGGCGGGACGTCCGGGAGATCAGAGCGGCCGACCTCCGCTCCAACATCGCCACCGTGCTGCAGGATGTGTTCTTGTTCACCGGAAGCATAAAGGCCAACATAAGACTGAACAACGAAGGGATCTCGGATGAGCGAATTCACGAAGTCGCGACGTATGTGAATGCCGACCGGTTCATCTCTCGGTTGCCGGGGGGATATGATGAGCCGGTCACAGAACGGGGATCCACCTTGTCTGCAGGGCAAAGGCAGCTCCTGGCATTCGCCAGAGCACTCGCCTTTGATCCGGCCATACTGGTCCTGGACGAGGCTACAGCGAACATCGACACCCAGACGGAGTTGCTCATCCAGGACGCACTGCCCAAGCTGATCGCCGGCCGGACTACCATAGTCGTGGCCCACAGGCTCTCCACGATTCAACACGCTGACAAGATCATCTTACTCCACCGAGGGAAGGTCCGCGAAATCGGGACTCACCAGGAGCTCCTGGCCAGGAGGGGCATGTACTACAACCTCTACCGGCTGCAGTACGAGGGCAGATCCACTCCCGGGTAG
- a CDS encoding spore coat protein, translated as MDQNRLTDKDIATDLLSDLKDMAFGYHMAAVEAADVNVRNTFSSHHDEYMREQRELWETMNAKGWYQMHQAQQVPQQPGFQPQGRV; from the coding sequence ATGGACCAGAACCGACTCACCGACAAGGACATCGCCACGGACCTCCTGAGTGACCTCAAGGATATGGCCTTCGGATATCACATGGCGGCCGTGGAAGCGGCGGACGTGAATGTCCGGAATACGTTCTCGAGCCACCACGACGAGTACATGAGGGAGCAGAGGGAACTCTGGGAGACGATGAACGCCAAGGGCTGGTACCAGATGCACCAGGCGCAGCAAGTGCCACAGCAACCTGGGTTCCAGCCGCAGGGGAGAGTGTAG
- a CDS encoding PA2169 family four-helix-bundle protein produces the protein MVQAQGITPTERWFAGEQLRKEQLCLKKCSIYANQIQDPQLKGSVQRMMDSCQRHVSSLQGLVGQPGGPVM, from the coding sequence TTGGTCCAGGCGCAAGGGATAACCCCGACGGAGAGATGGTTTGCCGGCGAGCAACTTCGCAAAGAGCAGCTTTGCCTGAAGAAGTGCAGCATATACGCAAACCAGATCCAGGACCCTCAGCTCAAGGGAAGCGTCCAACGGATGATGGACTCGTGTCAACGGCACGTCAGCTCGCTCCAGGGCCTCGTCGGACAGCCGGGTGGCCCGGTCATGTAG